One region of Aminobacterium colombiense DSM 12261 genomic DNA includes:
- a CDS encoding Fur family transcriptional regulator, producing the protein MEHNKKKKRQDFFDILKKAGFRLTNQRQTIIDVLIEGEAEHGNIQLIWEKAHEKDPSIGIATVYRTVGLLSDMGLLYRFSLDEGFERFELPSSSIHFHLYCRCCGKVLHLKHEREKEEIITEWLGEAGFQPIPQSLEFAGMCSDCASKVKDHKKMKDLPCTLEVEGRGRGRGRCGRRQGCFRQQNNTTL; encoded by the coding sequence ATGGAACACAATAAAAAGAAAAAGCGGCAAGATTTTTTTGATATCCTTAAAAAAGCTGGATTTCGCCTTACAAATCAGAGGCAGACGATTATAGACGTACTTATCGAAGGTGAAGCGGAGCATGGGAACATCCAGCTTATATGGGAAAAAGCCCACGAGAAAGATCCCTCCATAGGTATTGCTACCGTTTATAGAACGGTGGGGTTGCTCTCTGATATGGGACTGCTCTATCGTTTTTCTCTCGATGAAGGATTTGAACGTTTTGAACTTCCTTCTTCTTCCATACATTTTCATCTTTATTGCCGTTGCTGCGGAAAAGTGCTTCATCTTAAACATGAAAGGGAGAAAGAAGAAATTATCACGGAATGGCTTGGAGAGGCAGGATTTCAACCTATTCCGCAAAGCCTCGAGTTTGCTGGAATGTGTAGTGATTGCGCTTCTAAAGTAAAAGATCACAAAAAAATGAAAGACCTTCCGTGTACCCTGGAAGTGGAAGGCAGGGGGAGAGGAAGAGGGCGTTGTGGCCGTAGACAGGGGTGTTTCCGTCAACAGAATAACACGACACTGTAG
- a CDS encoding 4Fe-4S binding protein, giving the protein MFRLTVASGKGGTGKTCIAASLALSLSKGTAIDLDVDEPDLGLVLQIKNPKKENVYKVVPQIEAARCKGCGVCADNCAFGALNQFGTHAPVVNMQLCHGCGVCELVCPQKAIKDSKASIGIMNIKNQESFWFLEGILDIGEPNPVPLIHAVLKKADSLPFPQIVDGPPGNACPMVAAVEQSNFVILVTEPTPFGLSDLALATETVRELHIPAGVVINRSDLGNIEEAEIFCKNLALPILARLPFSKEVARAYAKGIAPILIDKQWQEAASDILNHVKEVLS; this is encoded by the coding sequence ATGTTTCGATTGACAGTCGCAAGCGGCAAGGGAGGCACAGGCAAAACGTGTATCGCTGCCTCCCTTGCTCTTTCTCTTAGTAAGGGGACAGCTATTGATCTCGATGTTGACGAACCCGACCTTGGTTTGGTTCTTCAGATCAAAAATCCGAAGAAAGAAAATGTTTATAAAGTTGTCCCCCAGATAGAAGCCGCTCGTTGTAAAGGATGCGGAGTCTGTGCTGATAATTGTGCTTTTGGGGCACTCAATCAATTCGGTACTCATGCGCCAGTTGTCAATATGCAGTTGTGTCATGGATGCGGTGTATGCGAACTTGTATGCCCTCAAAAGGCTATTAAAGATAGTAAAGCTTCCATTGGTATAATGAATATCAAAAATCAGGAATCCTTTTGGTTTCTTGAAGGGATATTAGATATTGGGGAACCCAATCCTGTTCCATTGATTCACGCTGTTCTAAAAAAAGCAGATTCTCTTCCTTTTCCCCAGATTGTCGATGGGCCTCCAGGAAATGCCTGTCCCATGGTTGCCGCAGTGGAACAGTCCAATTTTGTGATACTGGTGACAGAACCTACACCTTTTGGACTCTCCGACCTCGCCCTGGCCACAGAAACAGTTCGCGAACTTCATATTCCTGCAGGCGTAGTTATTAATCGCTCTGATCTTGGCAATATTGAAGAAGCTGAAATATTTTGCAAGAATTTGGCTCTGCCTATTCTTGCTCGTTTGCCTTTTTCAAAAGAAGTTGCTCGTGCTTATGCTAAGGGAATCGCTCCCATTTTAATTGATAAACAATGGCAGGAAGCCGCATCGGATATTCTTAACCATGTCAAAGAGGTGCTGTCATGA
- a CDS encoding ATP-binding protein translates to MTPKEIVIISGKGGTGKTCIMAALCSSFSGKAVFCDVDVDAPNLQLLLNPQDEQAFSFTGRKIPEIDTERCTVCGGCVGFCRFNALEKANNGITLLPWKCEGCGGCALVCPHQAISMHSYEQGQYWRGTTTYGPLWHARLHAGEENSGMLVARLKKESRKEALKEGVPFIVIDGPPGISCPAISALTGATLAVAVTEPSLSGLHDLLRLSKLCASLDVPLAIVLNKSDLSEAKGEEIKNEAKKENWHFLGSIPFRPNVVEAISKKEIPLEALSPEIDSIYNNLTNLINIIKR, encoded by the coding sequence ATGACTCCAAAAGAAATAGTTATCATAAGCGGCAAGGGGGGAACAGGAAAAACATGCATTATGGCGGCTTTATGCTCTTCCTTTAGTGGAAAGGCTGTGTTTTGTGACGTGGATGTGGACGCTCCCAACCTTCAACTTTTACTTAATCCGCAAGACGAGCAAGCCTTTTCCTTTACTGGAAGAAAGATTCCTGAAATAGACACTGAGCGCTGTACTGTTTGCGGAGGATGTGTCGGGTTTTGCCGTTTTAATGCTCTCGAAAAGGCAAATAACGGGATCACATTATTGCCATGGAAATGTGAAGGGTGCGGGGGCTGCGCCCTGGTATGTCCCCATCAGGCGATATCCATGCATTCATATGAACAGGGGCAATACTGGCGAGGAACAACAACGTATGGTCCACTCTGGCATGCCCGTCTTCATGCTGGTGAAGAAAATTCAGGCATGCTTGTAGCCCGTTTAAAAAAGGAGAGCAGAAAGGAAGCTCTCAAAGAGGGGGTCCCATTTATCGTTATCGATGGGCCTCCGGGAATCTCTTGTCCTGCTATCTCGGCTCTTACAGGAGCAACTTTGGCCGTTGCAGTGACGGAACCGTCGCTGTCCGGACTTCATGACCTTCTTCGTCTCAGTAAGCTTTGCGCTTCTCTAGATGTTCCTCTGGCCATTGTTCTCAATAAATCTGATCTCTCAGAAGCAAAGGGAGAGGAGATAAAGAATGAGGCTAAAAAAGAAAATTGGCACTTTCTAGGTTCGATTCCTTTCCGACCAAATGTTGTGGAAGCCATATCAAAAAAAGAGATTCCTTTAGAAGCGCTGAGCCCGGAGATAGACTCAATTTATAACAATCTAACAAATTTGATTAACATAATAAAAAGGTGA
- a CDS encoding DUF5320 domain-containing protein, which translates to MPGYDGSGPRGQGPMTGRGFGYCRFGGYGYRRFPRRGRRFFGFGRGMGGWGAPVYPGWGYEPSIEEERNVLQEELSVLEEEMENMRKRLAELEENK; encoded by the coding sequence ATGCCTGGTTATGATGGAAGTGGACCACGAGGGCAAGGTCCAATGACAGGGCGCGGTTTTGGTTATTGCCGATTTGGTGGATATGGTTATAGAAGGTTTCCACGTCGGGGAAGGCGTTTCTTCGGTTTCGGTCGTGGAATGGGAGGATGGGGGGCTCCAGTTTATCCCGGTTGGGGATACGAACCTTCCATAGAAGAAGAACGAAATGTGCTTCAAGAAGAATTATCAGTGCTTGAGGAAGAAATGGAAAATATGAGAAAGCGTTTGGCGGAACTTGAAGAAAATAAATAA
- a CDS encoding class I fructose-bisphosphate aldolase, translated as MSQYLEEIKEILGDDGDSLLNYTCWGIPSEMLIPPAANFVDRLSAETDRPIPVLRSLQTLFNTGRLGGTGYLSILPVDQGVEHSAGASFALNPIYFDPEHIVKLAIEAECSAVASTLGVLGSMARKYAHRIPFILKINHNELLSYPNTYDQVLFASVKQAQDMGALAVGATIYFGSPESRRQIQEVSMAFHMAHEMGMATILWCYLRNKAFKTKEKDYHLAADLTGQANYLGATIEADIVKQKLPVVNGGFRDLHFGKTSSEVYEKLVPEHPIDLLRYQVANCYMGRVGLISSGGASMGTDDLKEAVKTAVINKRGGGMGLILGRKAFQRPFREGIHIIQNVQNVYLEKEIALA; from the coding sequence ATGTCGCAGTATCTTGAAGAAATAAAAGAGATTCTTGGAGACGATGGGGACTCTCTTCTCAACTACACGTGCTGGGGAATCCCATCGGAAATGCTTATCCCCCCGGCAGCTAATTTCGTTGATCGCCTTTCCGCAGAAACAGACCGTCCGATTCCTGTATTACGCTCGTTACAAACGCTTTTTAACACAGGCCGGCTAGGAGGAACAGGATATCTTTCCATTCTTCCTGTGGATCAGGGAGTGGAACACTCTGCGGGAGCAAGCTTTGCTCTCAACCCTATTTATTTTGACCCTGAACACATAGTGAAGCTCGCTATTGAAGCTGAGTGCAGCGCTGTGGCGAGTACCCTTGGCGTTCTTGGCTCTATGGCAAGAAAATATGCCCATCGCATTCCTTTTATTCTTAAAATTAACCATAATGAACTTCTCTCTTATCCCAACACATACGATCAGGTTCTTTTTGCTTCTGTTAAACAGGCTCAGGATATGGGAGCTTTAGCTGTAGGAGCTACTATCTACTTTGGAAGCCCTGAGTCACGGCGGCAAATCCAGGAAGTTTCTATGGCTTTTCATATGGCCCATGAAATGGGTATGGCAACCATTCTTTGGTGCTATCTTCGAAACAAGGCTTTTAAAACGAAAGAAAAAGACTATCATCTCGCCGCCGACCTCACAGGGCAGGCAAACTACTTAGGTGCGACCATCGAAGCGGATATTGTAAAACAGAAGCTTCCTGTCGTTAATGGAGGATTCCGTGATCTGCATTTTGGAAAAACATCCTCTGAAGTATATGAAAAGCTTGTCCCCGAACATCCCATCGACCTCCTTCGCTATCAGGTCGCCAATTGTTACATGGGGCGCGTTGGACTTATCAGTTCCGGCGGAGCTTCTATGGGCACTGACGATTTGAAAGAAGCGGTAAAGACAGCGGTCATCAACAAAAGAGGAGGAGGCATGGGGCTCATTCTTGGTAGAAAGGCTTTTCAACGCCCCTTCAGAGAAGGCATTCATATCATTCAAAATGTACAAAATGTCTATCTTGAAAAGGAGATCGCTTTGGCATAA
- a CDS encoding creatininase family protein translates to MYLASLTWKKLEEKITEETVALIPLGSVEQHGPLAPLGTDYFIPEEFAKRVEAAYPDKIMVLPTMPYGVCPYHASFPGTIDMGIEILSEVMTRIAMSLMDTGIKKMIFLNGHGGNGPSLDKAALAVYKRGGLAAIVDWWTLAGELNAKWAGGHGAGQETSVMMALKPEWVNMKDFFPANIHHVSDSLQNTHISIVTFEKGSVRIIRDVKDVTSSGAYGGTDAPEDANREWGEEILKGVTEYLIRFIAEYFKVSLSREKN, encoded by the coding sequence ATGTATCTAGCTTCTCTTACCTGGAAAAAGCTGGAAGAAAAAATTACGGAAGAAACTGTTGCCCTCATACCCCTCGGAAGCGTTGAACAACATGGCCCCCTAGCTCCCCTTGGTACAGATTACTTCATTCCCGAAGAATTTGCCAAGAGAGTCGAAGCCGCCTACCCGGATAAAATCATGGTGCTTCCTACCATGCCTTATGGGGTTTGTCCCTACCATGCTTCCTTTCCAGGAACAATTGACATGGGCATTGAAATTCTTTCAGAAGTAATGACACGCATCGCCATGAGCCTCATGGACACTGGCATTAAAAAAATGATTTTTCTTAACGGCCATGGCGGGAACGGACCTTCTCTCGATAAGGCAGCCCTTGCTGTCTATAAAAGGGGCGGACTCGCCGCTATTGTGGACTGGTGGACTCTTGCCGGTGAGCTGAACGCAAAGTGGGCAGGTGGGCACGGGGCAGGACAGGAAACATCGGTAATGATGGCTTTGAAACCTGAATGGGTCAACATGAAGGATTTTTTCCCCGCAAATATTCACCATGTAAGTGACAGCCTCCAAAATACTCATATCAGCATCGTTACCTTCGAAAAAGGAAGTGTCAGGATTATTCGAGATGTTAAGGACGTCACATCAAGCGGCGCCTATGGAGGAACAGATGCCCCAGAAGACGCGAACAGGGAATGGGGAGAAGAAATTCTCAAAGGTGTCACCGAGTACCTGATTCGTTTTATTGCAGAATATTTTAAAGTTTCTCTTTCACGAGAAAAAAATTAG
- a CDS encoding polysaccharide deacetylase family protein: MIRQIFSFLFTLTCIWSWCFAGGIGHAFAPSPATPQLWGEDIPGVRTRLNTQEPVIALTLDACGGKRGNGFDKKLINWLRKHHIPATLFITGRWINANEEIAKELASSPLFEIENHGMNHCPCSVSGRSAYGIPGTGSVEEVMREVSDATVIIEKVTNRQPRFFRSGTNYYDEVALALIEDLGYNVVGYSIAGDEGATLSEDAIMKKLLQAKAGDIILCHMNQPESDTAEGLIKVIPILQKKGFRFVTLQEYPLR, from the coding sequence ATGATAAGACAAATCTTTTCATTCCTCTTTACATTGACATGTATCTGGAGCTGGTGTTTCGCGGGGGGAATTGGCCACGCATTCGCTCCTTCCCCAGCCACTCCCCAATTATGGGGAGAGGACATTCCAGGGGTCAGAACCCGTCTTAATACCCAAGAGCCTGTTATTGCCCTTACCCTTGATGCCTGCGGAGGAAAAAGGGGAAACGGCTTTGATAAAAAGCTTATAAACTGGCTTCGCAAACATCATATTCCAGCAACTCTTTTTATTACAGGGCGGTGGATAAACGCCAACGAAGAAATTGCCAAAGAACTGGCATCATCTCCGCTTTTCGAAATAGAAAATCACGGTATGAACCACTGCCCCTGCTCTGTTTCCGGCCGATCCGCTTACGGCATACCGGGAACAGGCAGCGTAGAAGAAGTTATGAGAGAAGTTTCTGACGCAACGGTAATAATAGAGAAGGTGACGAATCGGCAACCTCGCTTCTTTCGTTCCGGTACAAATTATTATGACGAAGTAGCTCTTGCACTTATTGAAGATCTCGGATACAACGTTGTTGGATACTCCATTGCTGGTGATGAAGGAGCGACCTTATCAGAAGATGCAATTATGAAAAAACTCCTCCAGGCAAAGGCAGGAGACATCATACTATGTCATATGAACCAACCAGAAAGCGACACGGCGGAAGGATTGATCAAGGTTATCCCTATACTCCAAAAAAAAGGATTTCGTTTCGTCACGCTGCAAGAATATCCGTTGCGATAA
- a CDS encoding NifB/NifX family molybdenum-iron cluster-binding protein, giving the protein MRIAAAVNEPSLTSSIAERFARAPYFVILDEEGTLLETIQNPLLEQGHGAGGAAARLLSKYNIDIVIVPHVGPNAENALKLAGIKYIKAEGLTLKEALIRVKELS; this is encoded by the coding sequence ATGCGGATTGCTGCTGCTGTTAACGAACCTTCTCTTACAAGCTCTATTGCTGAACGCTTTGCTCGGGCTCCCTATTTTGTCATTCTCGATGAGGAGGGAACTCTTCTTGAGACGATACAAAATCCTCTTTTAGAACAAGGACATGGCGCAGGAGGAGCTGCTGCTCGGCTTCTCTCAAAATACAATATTGATATTGTGATTGTTCCCCATGTCGGCCCCAATGCGGAAAATGCCTTAAAACTCGCTGGTATAAAGTATATAAAAGCTGAAGGATTGACACTAAAAGAAGCTCTTATCAGAGTAAAAGAGCTTTCGTAA
- a CDS encoding PHP domain-containing protein — MDTHLHSEEFSSDSFLPIGEAIQKGKSMGLDGICVTDHESMGMRSFARELSVKYDFLVLVGLELLTYEGDLLVFGLESVPEKKMHASDALELVNRQGGVAVSAHPFRDNGRGMGNFIRSLPGLSGIEAFNGSTRLTHNFKAHALANELELPRLGGSDAHFVERVGLYATAFPGIIQNENDFIGAIRTGNVYPVVYDVNRFVKV; from the coding sequence ATTGACACACATTTACATTCTGAAGAGTTTTCTTCCGATAGTTTTTTACCCATAGGAGAAGCAATTCAAAAGGGAAAGAGCATGGGGCTTGATGGAATTTGCGTTACAGACCACGAAAGTATGGGGATGCGCTCCTTTGCTCGCGAGCTTTCTGTAAAATATGATTTTCTTGTACTCGTAGGTCTTGAGCTCTTAACCTATGAAGGTGACCTTCTTGTTTTTGGACTTGAATCAGTCCCAGAGAAAAAAATGCATGCATCTGACGCTCTCGAACTCGTGAACCGGCAGGGCGGTGTAGCTGTAAGTGCCCATCCTTTTCGTGATAACGGGCGAGGCATGGGGAATTTTATCCGCTCTCTTCCTGGTCTCAGTGGCATAGAAGCTTTCAACGGGAGTACTCGTCTTACCCATAATTTTAAAGCTCATGCCCTTGCAAATGAACTTGAGCTCCCTCGTCTTGGCGGAAGCGATGCCCATTTTGTCGAGCGAGTGGGACTATATGCAACGGCTTTTCCTGGAATTATACAAAACGAAAATGATTTTATAGGGGCTATTCGTACGGGGAATGTTTACCCTGTTGTTTATGATGTGAATCGGTTCGTCAAAGTTTAA
- a CDS encoding aspartate kinase, giving the protein MIVQKYGGSSVATPEMIRAIAEKIKKRVEEGEKLIVVVSAMGKTTNNLIDLANQVSSDPLPRELDMLLATGEQTSAALLSMSLNDLGVQAVSYNAFQLGMITTGTFCNARIVDIDMKKVERELNQRDVIVVTGFQGITPEGEITTLGRGGSDTSAVAIAAKAGARCEIYSDVAGIYTCDPKICPNAQKLDYVTYNEVLELSSMGAKVLHSRAVEIAKKYNVELYCASTFSDERGTLVVGTLPEWLEQPVVTGVTSDPNQRKVTISPMPGGIQAMSALFTALADKGINVDMISTVNDNGHSYLTFTVVEGKGPVVRSTVEEVMASYDGWRVTEDDKVAKVSAVGVGMESAPGVAARFFSALCREQIRMYGTSTSEIKISTLVAKTDANRAVRALVHEFGLTEVEN; this is encoded by the coding sequence GTGATCGTACAGAAATATGGCGGATCGTCAGTTGCGACACCAGAAATGATTCGAGCCATAGCAGAAAAAATAAAGAAGCGTGTGGAAGAAGGGGAAAAGCTTATAGTGGTTGTTTCAGCTATGGGAAAAACCACCAATAACCTCATTGACCTTGCGAACCAGGTTTCTTCAGATCCCCTTCCGCGAGAACTTGACATGCTTCTAGCTACAGGGGAACAGACGTCTGCGGCTCTTCTTTCAATGTCGCTGAACGATCTTGGTGTGCAAGCAGTATCATATAATGCCTTTCAGCTTGGCATGATCACCACAGGAACTTTTTGTAATGCCCGCATCGTGGATATTGACATGAAAAAAGTTGAACGAGAGCTCAATCAGCGTGATGTAATAGTTGTTACAGGTTTTCAGGGGATCACTCCAGAAGGGGAGATCACTACATTGGGCCGAGGGGGCTCTGATACATCTGCTGTAGCTATTGCGGCAAAAGCAGGAGCCCGCTGTGAAATATATAGTGATGTGGCCGGAATCTATACCTGTGACCCTAAAATTTGCCCAAACGCTCAGAAACTCGACTATGTCACCTATAACGAGGTACTGGAACTTTCGTCCATGGGGGCAAAGGTCCTTCATTCGAGAGCTGTGGAAATAGCAAAAAAATATAACGTTGAACTGTATTGTGCCTCGACTTTTTCAGATGAAAGGGGGACTCTTGTGGTGGGTACATTGCCTGAATGGTTGGAACAGCCTGTTGTTACAGGAGTTACATCTGATCCCAATCAGAGAAAGGTTACAATCAGCCCTATGCCTGGGGGAATACAGGCAATGAGTGCTTTGTTCACGGCATTGGCTGATAAAGGAATAAATGTGGATATGATATCCACAGTAAACGATAATGGCCATTCTTACCTTACCTTTACAGTTGTTGAAGGAAAAGGTCCAGTGGTACGCAGTACGGTGGAAGAAGTAATGGCCTCCTATGATGGCTGGCGCGTCACTGAAGATGATAAGGTTGCAAAAGTATCAGCAGTGGGCGTAGGGATGGAATCGGCTCCAGGTGTAGCTGCGAGATTTTTCTCCGCTCTCTGCAGGGAACAGATTCGAATGTATGGAACAAGTACTTCAGAAATTAAAATATCCACTCTTGTAGCGAAGACTGATGCCAATAGGGCAGTAAGGGCTCTAGTGCATGAGTTTGGTTTAACAGAGGTTGAAAATTAG
- a CDS encoding NifB/NifX family molybdenum-iron cluster-binding protein, protein MKIAIAKNGDTVSEHFGHVEEFLVVHVENQKEVERKIYATPKGEHVPGAMPQWIATLGADVVITGGIGGRASAMLRAQGIDVLCVKPMSIELTIEAFLNQNLEVLSDQCSHDHSSL, encoded by the coding sequence ATGAAAATCGCTATCGCTAAAAATGGAGATACCGTATCTGAACACTTTGGACACGTTGAGGAGTTTCTTGTTGTTCACGTTGAAAATCAAAAAGAAGTGGAAAGAAAGATTTATGCAACACCTAAAGGAGAACATGTGCCTGGGGCTATGCCTCAATGGATTGCAACTTTAGGCGCGGATGTGGTTATTACTGGGGGTATCGGAGGAAGAGCTTCAGCAATGCTTCGAGCGCAAGGAATAGATGTTCTCTGCGTTAAGCCGATGTCTATAGAGTTAACAATAGAGGCTTTTCTCAATCAAAATCTTGAGGTTCTTTCTGATCAATGCAGCCATGACCACTCCTCTCTTTAG
- a CDS encoding response regulator — MLEEKNIRLVKILLVERKEKVEQDIFQSLRELKILNTIHVVRSRYEALEYLRQVGKYWDRPKPDIVMADCDLPGNCCEGLLFEMRNDPALCYIPILFITSQGESVPFETSDYMARFVEKPFSGSNILEALMSFDRFGMAVVKAE, encoded by the coding sequence GTGTTAGAAGAAAAAAACATAAGACTAGTGAAGATCCTGCTCGTGGAAAGAAAAGAAAAAGTGGAACAGGATATTTTTCAGAGTCTTAGAGAGTTGAAGATCCTCAATACTATTCATGTTGTTAGGAGTCGATATGAGGCTTTAGAGTACCTCCGCCAGGTTGGAAAGTATTGGGATAGGCCGAAACCTGATATTGTGATGGCAGATTGCGATCTTCCAGGCAATTGTTGTGAGGGACTTTTGTTTGAAATGCGTAACGATCCTGCTCTTTGCTATATCCCAATTCTTTTTATAACATCCCAGGGCGAATCCGTTCCCTTTGAAACGTCTGATTACATGGCGCGTTTTGTAGAAAAACCCTTTTCAGGAAGCAATATACTCGAAGCCCTGATGTCTTTTGACCGCTTTGGTATGGCTGTTGTTAAAGCAGAATAA
- the iadA gene encoding beta-aspartyl-peptidase has protein sequence MMNLILIKNGEIYSPEYLGKSDLLIAGDSIFSVESSISEDAVKSIAPHAIIIDAGGALVVPGFIDSHVHFNGAGGEGGPQFRTPPLQLSSFIRAGITTAAAPLGTDGISRSLRELLAKAHSLENEGISTFIYSGAYGMPSVTITENIVSDIVLIDKVIGVKVALSDHRSSHPTVEELRRLISDARIGGMLAGKAGIVEAHMGSEDWGLDIIEEALSGTQIPKSQILPTHVNRNEKLYAQTLNYCSNGGVADLTTSMGSGGHTVKPSEGIGRAVAHQVSLSRLTMSTDGNGSMPEFNAEGELVKMGIGEPLSLFAEFRDTVLEERIPMEEALSLVTKNVAARLKLTKKGRLVPGADGDVLIISPDTLTLEYVIGKGVLMMKERSVIKKGIFEEV, from the coding sequence ATGATGAATCTAATACTTATTAAAAACGGAGAGATATATAGCCCAGAATATTTGGGAAAAAGCGATCTTCTCATAGCGGGAGACTCTATTTTTTCTGTGGAGTCGTCAATTTCGGAAGATGCTGTCAAAAGCATTGCCCCTCACGCCATCATCATTGATGCCGGGGGAGCTCTTGTCGTTCCAGGATTTATTGATAGTCATGTTCATTTTAATGGTGCAGGTGGAGAAGGCGGTCCTCAATTTCGGACTCCTCCCCTTCAGCTGAGCAGTTTTATACGGGCAGGCATTACCACTGCGGCTGCGCCTCTGGGAACAGATGGTATTTCTCGGTCTTTAAGAGAGCTGCTTGCAAAAGCTCACTCCCTTGAAAATGAAGGCATCTCAACGTTTATCTATAGTGGTGCTTACGGTATGCCCTCTGTTACCATTACTGAGAATATCGTGTCTGATATTGTACTTATTGACAAAGTGATTGGCGTCAAAGTCGCTCTTTCGGATCATCGATCCTCTCATCCTACTGTGGAAGAGCTTAGACGGCTTATCTCCGATGCTCGTATTGGCGGTATGCTAGCTGGAAAAGCGGGCATCGTAGAGGCCCATATGGGGTCAGAAGACTGGGGGCTGGATATTATTGAGGAGGCTCTTTCAGGAACTCAAATCCCCAAAAGCCAGATTCTTCCCACCCATGTCAACAGAAATGAAAAGCTCTATGCTCAAACCCTGAACTATTGCAGCAACGGCGGCGTGGCCGATCTTACAACAAGTATGGGAAGTGGGGGGCATACTGTAAAGCCGAGTGAGGGGATAGGCCGCGCAGTAGCCCATCAAGTGTCTCTCTCTCGCCTTACTATGAGTACTGACGGAAATGGAAGCATGCCTGAATTCAACGCTGAAGGGGAACTCGTGAAAATGGGAATTGGGGAGCCCTTATCTCTGTTCGCTGAATTTAGAGACACTGTTCTTGAAGAGCGTATTCCCATGGAAGAGGCTCTATCGTTGGTAACGAAAAATGTAGCAGCACGCCTTAAACTTACTAAAAAAGGAAGACTTGTTCCTGGAGCTGATGGCGATGTGCTCATTATTTCTCCAGATACCTTGACCTTAGAGTATGTTATCGGAAAAGGCGTCCTTATGATGAAGGAAAGGTCTGTCATTAAAAAAGGAATTTTTGAAGAGGTATAA
- a CDS encoding phosphatidate cytidylyltransferase: protein MIGSAILLGGVSFVLLPLEMAAGLFAAITLWLTLYSAPFLCAYIGWLFGMFLGFVHAETHLWGVLSLIPVGIWFVINWRFTLAKEIPSFIKAFRNPLARRKMFRYCGLIFPCIIYPLWGPGALNKSLMVATAIAFISEKTVSYVPILGRLFKTIAPASYERRKKSISGTTCYLLGAFVASLFPDPASVQAIVMATIGDAWAVLVGKRWGKLKWFEGKTLEGSLACLAGALLGSFIYGLMVPEAQIPWLILLWGGLATLFTEGIFRFELDNLFVAPVSAAIMTAVIWIAYFF, encoded by the coding sequence ATGATAGGATCAGCAATTTTGTTAGGGGGCGTTTCCTTTGTGTTGCTTCCTTTAGAGATGGCAGCAGGCCTTTTCGCTGCCATCACTTTGTGGCTGACCCTTTATAGCGCTCCTTTTCTTTGCGCCTACATAGGTTGGCTTTTCGGCATGTTCCTTGGGTTTGTTCACGCTGAAACCCACCTTTGGGGCGTTCTTTCCCTTATTCCTGTGGGCATTTGGTTCGTCATAAACTGGCGTTTCACCTTGGCAAAAGAAATACCTTCATTTATAAAGGCTTTCCGCAATCCTCTTGCCCGTAGAAAAATGTTCAGGTACTGCGGCTTAATATTCCCGTGTATCATCTACCCCTTATGGGGGCCAGGAGCCCTAAACAAATCCCTTATGGTCGCCACTGCCATAGCATTTATCAGCGAAAAGACCGTCAGTTACGTTCCTATTTTAGGGCGGTTGTTTAAAACTATTGCTCCTGCCAGTTATGAAAGAAGAAAAAAATCCATATCAGGGACAACATGTTATCTCCTCGGCGCTTTTGTCGCTTCCCTTTTCCCAGACCCCGCATCAGTGCAGGCTATAGTCATGGCTACTATAGGAGATGCCTGGGCTGTTTTGGTGGGAAAGCGCTGGGGAAAACTGAAATGGTTTGAGGGAAAGACCCTTGAGGGAAGCCTGGCGTGTCTTGCTGGAGCTTTACTTGGTAGTTTTATTTATGGCCTCATGGTGCCAGAAGCCCAGATTCCGTGGCTTATACTCCTTTGGGGAGGGCTCGCTACGCTTTTCACTGAGGGAATTTTTAGATTTGAACTGGATAATCTTTTTGTAGCCCCGGTAAGTGCAGCCATAATGACCGCTGTTATTTGGATTGCCTATTTCTTTTAA